CATGTATGGTTAATTGATATTGGCTTATCTTTTCTTTTTTAATTTTGAGCGGTGATGGCTGTTCGTTAACAACAAAACCACAAACAGGTACTCGATGTTTTAATGGAAAGGCGGTTATGGTTACCTGATTATCTTGAAAAATTTGCTCAGGTTTTTGAGTTGGTAAATGGTGGTAATGAATTTGAAAATGCAGATTTTCTTTATCGAGTATTATGGTATTGATGTAGTGTTCTAATTCGGGGAAGGTGTAAATGTGCAATTCGTTTTTACGACCATGAAGCTGAAATGACGACAACAATCCAAATAACCCCAAAAAGTGGTCGCCGTGTAGGTGGGAAATAAAAATGTGGTTGATTTTTAAAAGTGGCAAATGTTCTTGTCTGATGCGAATTTGAGTAGCTTCGCCGCAATCGAATAAATAAAAATGCTCACATACATTGAGCATGTGAGCACTTGTATATCTCTCAGAAGTAGGCACAGCCGAACTTGTGCCTAATACTGTAAGGGTAAAGGTCTTCAACTCAGACTCGTTTAGTCTTTATTGATAAGTTCTGGTGCTTTTTCGGGTACACGCGAAATATTGAGTACTGTATCTAATTGTGATATCGTAATTAAGCGTTCAACGGCTGGTTGTAAACCCGTTAAAACAAAAGTGCCTTCGGCATTTTTGCAAAGACGGTTTGCAACAAGAATAGCACTCAATCCGCTTGAATCGCAATAGCGACAATTGCTAAGATCGAGAATAATATTCTTTTCACCATTGCCTGCAATAAGCACTAATTCTGATTTTAATGCTGGTGCAATGTGCGTGTCGAGTTTTTCGACCATCACCTTTACAAG
The sequence above is a segment of the Bacteroidales bacterium genome. Coding sequences within it:
- a CDS encoding ribonuclease Z, with product MKTFTLTVLGTSSAVPTSERYTSAHMLNVCEHFYLFDCGEATQIRIRQEHLPLLKINHIFISHLHGDHFLGLFGLLSSFQLHGRKNELHIYTFPELEHYINTIILDKENLHFQIHYHHLPTQKPEQIFQDNQVTITAFPLKHRVPVCGFVVNEQPSPLKIKKEKISQYQLTIHDIIRIKNGEDFITPDGKVIPNQTLTYLPPKPRKYVYCTDTLYDESIIEHIKEADLLYHEATFSEEHTDRAIITMHSTAKQAATIAQKANVKKLLIGHYSVRYKDLTVLLNEARSIFPETYLAQEGMKIAIEQKI
- a CDS encoding STAS domain-containing protein; the encoded protein is MEFNIEKKENYTLVKVMVEKLDTHIAPALKSELVLIAGNGEKNIILDLSNCRYCDSSGLSAILVANRLCKNAEGTFVLTGLQPAVERLITISQLDTVLNISRVPEKAPELINKD